One part of the Mariniblastus fucicola genome encodes these proteins:
- a CDS encoding PH domain-containing protein, producing the protein MKEKVDSDLEPVEGENILYEAHPSMFRNQPLWFVILVLLSLIGFAFPFLPFETSYLTKFLEIAIPMVIGLIAFLAWWLKCKATTLTVTSERTSCRRGILSKSITEVWHQDVRNVQLDQSLLQRILDVGTIGISSAAQSGLEISVSGVPHPEKVKALIDTYRRRD; encoded by the coding sequence ATGAAAGAAAAAGTTGATTCTGATCTTGAGCCGGTCGAAGGCGAGAACATTCTCTACGAGGCGCATCCGTCCATGTTTCGCAACCAACCGTTGTGGTTCGTGATCCTGGTGTTGCTTAGCCTGATCGGATTCGCGTTTCCATTTCTGCCGTTTGAGACTTCTTACCTGACCAAGTTTTTGGAAATTGCCATTCCGATGGTCATTGGCCTGATCGCTTTTCTGGCCTGGTGGCTGAAGTGTAAAGCCACAACGCTGACCGTGACGTCGGAGCGAACGAGTTGCCGTCGTGGGATCCTGTCCAAATCGATTACTGAAGTTTGGCATCAGGATGTTCGAAACGTTCAGCTTGACCAGTCGCTGTTGCAGCGAATTCTCGATGTAGGCACGATCGGAATCTCCAGTGCGGCTCAAAGCGGTTTGGAAATCAGCGTTTCCGGCGTTCCTCATCCCGAAAAGGTGAAGGCTTTGATCGATACATATCGGCGCCGCGATTAA
- a CDS encoding ABC-F family ATP-binding cassette domain-containing protein has translation MAVLLQIRNAYKSFGDQVLLEDAEATITDDRKVGFIGRNGAGKSTLLKILLGEEGLDSGDVIRHPNMSVGYLRQHDPFAEGESALDFLMRDSEQPEWRCGQVAGEFELKGEKLNGPVKALSGGWQTRVKLAALLLHDPKLLLLDEPTNFLDLRTQILLENFLRSYRGACLIVSHDRAFLAATCEQTLSLDRGKLTMYPGKIDKFLEYQKEQREHDLRVNAATLAKQKQLEKFVNKNRAKASTASQARSKQKQLDRLSLIDIESAERTAYIQAPVVDPRNGAAFRCEEMVIGYPGVDVASDITLEIEHGQRVGIVGDNGQGKTTLLRTLVGSLEPKGGSLRWSQHCRIGTYAQHVYTSIPENETVIEYLEGQAMAGTTDQQVLAVAGALLFRDSHVKKKVKVLSGGERARLCLAGLLLSDFNILVLDEPGNHLDVETVEALALALEAFKGTVIFTSHDRHFMKRVANAVIEVRAGSAKNYLGDYDAYVYSINQEITDGRRETDTKGGGSGGDSKQKSGKGQKTFNRSRKAQKEIRNIEKLVAKLDQEKKDLNEQLLTCTDASKALVLHDEFSKVSEKLEEAETKWLELTENTDDA, from the coding sequence ATGGCTGTTCTGCTTCAAATTCGAAACGCATACAAATCCTTCGGTGACCAGGTGTTGCTGGAAGACGCCGAAGCGACGATTACTGACGATCGCAAAGTCGGCTTCATCGGCCGCAATGGCGCCGGAAAGTCGACGTTGCTGAAAATTCTGTTGGGCGAGGAAGGTCTCGATTCCGGGGACGTGATTCGTCATCCGAACATGTCCGTCGGATACTTGCGACAGCATGATCCGTTTGCCGAAGGTGAATCGGCGCTCGATTTCCTGATGCGAGACAGCGAGCAGCCGGAATGGCGTTGTGGCCAGGTCGCAGGTGAGTTCGAGCTCAAGGGCGAGAAGCTGAACGGGCCGGTGAAGGCGCTCTCGGGAGGCTGGCAAACGCGAGTCAAGCTGGCGGCATTGCTGCTGCACGATCCGAAACTGCTGCTGCTGGATGAGCCGACGAACTTTCTGGATCTGCGGACCCAAATTTTGCTGGAGAACTTCCTCCGCAGTTATCGCGGCGCGTGTCTGATTGTGTCGCACGATCGAGCGTTTCTGGCGGCGACTTGCGAGCAAACGCTTTCGCTGGACCGCGGGAAACTGACGATGTACCCGGGAAAGATCGACAAGTTTCTGGAGTATCAGAAAGAGCAGCGAGAGCATGACTTGCGAGTCAACGCGGCGACACTGGCGAAACAAAAGCAGCTTGAAAAATTCGTCAACAAGAACCGGGCCAAGGCCAGCACGGCGTCGCAGGCTCGCTCGAAGCAGAAGCAATTGGATCGGTTGAGCCTGATCGATATCGAATCCGCAGAACGCACGGCGTACATTCAGGCTCCGGTCGTCGATCCGCGCAACGGTGCGGCGTTTCGCTGCGAGGAAATGGTGATCGGATACCCCGGAGTCGACGTTGCGAGCGATATCACGCTGGAGATCGAACACGGTCAACGCGTTGGCATCGTTGGCGACAACGGTCAGGGTAAAACGACTTTGCTGCGAACGTTGGTCGGGTCGCTGGAACCCAAGGGCGGCAGTTTGCGGTGGAGTCAGCATTGCCGAATCGGAACGTACGCTCAGCACGTTTACACTTCGATCCCTGAAAACGAAACGGTCATCGAGTATCTCGAAGGCCAGGCAATGGCGGGGACGACGGATCAGCAGGTTCTGGCCGTCGCCGGTGCCCTGCTCTTTCGCGATTCACATGTAAAGAAGAAAGTCAAAGTGCTTTCCGGTGGCGAGCGTGCCCGATTGTGCCTGGCTGGCTTGCTGTTGTCGGACTTCAATATTCTGGTTTTGGACGAACCTGGAAACCATCTGGATGTCGAAACGGTGGAGGCGCTGGCTTTGGCGCTCGAAGCCTTCAAGGGCACAGTGATTTTCACGTCTCACGATCGCCACTTCATGAAGCGGGTCGCCAACGCGGTGATTGAAGTCCGTGCCGGGTCGGCCAAGAACTATTTGGGCGACTACGATGCCTACGTCTATTCGATCAATCAGGAAATTACCGATGGGCGGCGGGAAACCGATACCAAGGGCGGTGGTTCGGGGGGGGATTCGAAACAAAAGTCGGGCAAAGGTCAGAAAACTTTCAATCGAAGTCGCAAGGCTCAGAAGGAAATTCGGAATATTGAGAAATTGGTTGCAAAACTCGACCAGGAAAAGAAGGATCTGAACGAACAGCTACTTACGTGCACCGATGCGTCCAAGGCTCTCGTTTTGCATGATGAGTTTTCAAAAGTTTCGGAGAAGCTGGAAGAAGCCGAAACCAAATGGCTTGAGCTGACCGAAAACACTGACGACGCGTAA